In Eubacteriales bacterium mix99, the DNA window AGAACCGCACAGGCCTTCTCCCGGTCCTTCAGATTGTGAAATTCCATGATGAAAGAAGGCTTTTTCTCCTCTTCCTCCACAGTATGATCCGGAATCCGGGCCTTGATGGATTCCACCTGCTCAAAAAACTCCTTTTTTACATAAATCACCGGCGGCCTGAGGAACTCTTCCAGGACCCGGATCAGCATGGGACGAGTATTGGAAGCCTTTTTCAGGGTATCCACCCATTCCTGCAGCAGTCCCCGGCAGTCTTCCAGATTGAAATACCAGTTGGTGACATCCCGCATATCGGGCTTCTTCCCCGATAACGTGCTGATGGGATGGATCAGCTCCGCCGGCATGTACTGATGGCCGAGGGAACATTCATCCGCATATCCCTTTTCCGAGCGGCATCCTTCAATGGGGCACTGCCCTTCCACCTGCCGTCCGTTCAGGAAAACACCCAGTTCGCTGTCATAGAACTGGGAAGTGGTGATTTTGGTCAGCCAGCCGTTCTGATAGAGCTTATCGAAAATTTCCCGGGATACCTGTCTGTGAATCTCCCGGGACCGGCCCAGCCCGGAACCGCCGTACAGATTCAGGCTGATATCATATTCTTCCAAAGCCTTTTTTTGCAGATCGTGATTGTACTTTACAAATTCCTCCATTGACCCATGGAAAGCGCCCTCCTCCTTCAGTTTGCGGTAATTCTCCAGAATCGGTGATCCATAACAGTCCGTTCCGGAAACAAAAATCACATTGTCTTCCCCGATCCGATCCCGCAGGAACCGGGCAAAGGCATCCGCATGGACAAACACACCACCGATATGGCCAAAGTGCAGTTCCTTGTTGCCATAGGGCATTCCGCCCGTGATCACCGCCCGTTTCGGAAAAACAGGCCGGGCGGCTGCCCCTGCCTTCTCCTGTATCGTTTTTCTGTCTGCCATCTAAAATCTCTCCTCCTGTATCTTTCAACTTCTGTATCTTTCAACTTCTGCTGTTGCCTTGCCGTTCTTTTGTCTCACCATTGATTCTGCATCAATCCCGGGAAAAGCATACCGTATCGTTTCTTCACCCAAAGAAAAAAGCCTCCGTCTCAGAATTTTTTCCTGAGGACGAAAGCTCCCGCTTCGCGTTGCCACCCCTGTTTGCCGATATGTCGCCATACTGGTCTCTGCCGGTATCCGTCTTTCCATATCCATACCGTTGTTCCGTAACGGGGAATACCGTCATAGCATCCATCCATACCCTTTGTCATCCAATATCCCTCTGACTCAGGCATGGAAATCCGTATGCCGCTCCGAGGCTTGGTTTGGAAAAGCGCCATGCCCCTTTTCACCATTGGGGCTCTCTGTGGATGGAAGACTTTTCCTACTCTTCTCTTCATCGCATTTGCATTTATTCTGCTTTCATTGCACCGGTTCGTTTTCCGCGCCGGCTCAACATGCCGGATCAGATTTGTTTCCAAATCACCCTTGCATTATATCGTATCATAATTCCCTTCCCCTGTAAATGAAGATTCTGTCAAACCGCTCATTTATCCATTCCGGTATTGATTCCGGAAATCTGCCGGCGTCTCCCCCTTCAACTTTTTGAACACCCGATAAAAATACTGGTTGTCGTGGTATCCCACCCGGCAGGAGATATTGCAAATCGGTTCGTCCGACTTTCGCAGCAGGTAACAGGCCGCCTCGATTCGGATCCCTGTCAGGTACTGTGTCAGGGTTTCGCCGGTTGCCTTTCGGAAGATACCGGATAAATAATTGGGATGAACGGAAACATGCGCCGCAATGTCCTTCACTGTGATATCCCTGCCATAGTTGCCGGCAATATATTCCCTGGCCCCGGAGATAATGTCCCGCCCGGAAGTCTGCTGCTGCCCGGCCTCCGAAGGAAGGACCTCCTGCAGGACCTTCTGCAGGATGGAAACCAGATCATAATCGGTGATCGGCTTCAGAATATACCCTTCCGCACCCAGATTGATAGCCTTTTGGGCATATCGGAATTCCGAGTACCCGCTTATGATAACAAACCGGGTGCCAAACTGATTCCGGTTGTCCCATTCCATGAGCTCCAGACCATCCAGCCTGGGCATAATGATATCGGTGATCGCAATGCGCGGCCTCTTTTCCTCTATCAGATTTTTCGCCTCAAGGCCATCGCCGGCTTCGTATATATCGTCAAAATGAAGACCGCTTTTCTTCAGTTTGGCGATAATTCCTTTTCGTATCCATTTTTCATCGTCGGCAATCAACAGATCCGACATTTTCCTGCCTCCTTCGTTTATTCTGCCGGGAGACGGATCCACACTTCCGTCCCCTTCCCTTCCTGACTTTTCATCTGTATTCCGTAAGCCTCTCCGCAGCAGAGCTGAATCCGCCTGTTGATGTTGTAAAGCCCGATTCCCGTATCCGTCCTGGCAGAGGCGATCCCTGTCTCCTGGCTATGGATGGAACGATTGATGTCGTCCAGCCTTTCCTTCGCAATCCCCTGCCCGTTGTCCTGAACCAGGATACACAAATAGGAATCCTTCCGTTCCGCATGGATGACAACGCAGCCGTCTGTTTTGTCCCGAAAGCCGTGCCGGAACGCATTTCCCACCAGAGGCTGAAGAATAAAACGCGGGACCCTGCATTCAAGAAGATCCTGCGAAACTTCTATTTTCACTTTTATTTTATCCTCAAACCGGACTTTTTCAATCGAAGTATAATTCTGTATGTGCTCGATTTCCTCCCGCAGGGTGGCAAAGTCCGAATCTGAACCGGACATGTTATAACGGAACATCTGGCCCAGGTTCTGGCTTATCTTTCCGATATCGTCGCAGCCATATACCGAGGCCATGGAATTGATCAACTCCAGGGTATTGTAAAGAAAGTGAGGATTGATCTGAAAGCGGAGTGCCCTGAGCTCTGCTTCCTTTCTCTCTATATTCTGCACATAGTTCTCATTAATCAATTTGTGGAGCCGGACGATCATATTGTTGAAATCATGGTCGATCTCCGCAATCTCATCCCTGCCCGTTACAACAGGCTGTGTTGCAAAAGCCCCGGATTTAACCTTTTCCATCTTATCCGTCAGAACCTTCAGCCTCGCGGACATGGATGCGGAGAAAAGAATACAGATCATGAAAAGGATAATATAGAGGGTCAGACTCATGATAAAAATGGACATGGTGGCTTCCCTCACCTGTTGACGGATGGCGCCGTAATCAAACAGCAAAAGGACAGACCAGCCGTATCTCGCTATTTTTTGATTCAGGATCCGATATTCCCTTCCATCAATCTCCACATGATTTTCCCCATGGGACCATGCATTTTCTATCATTTCCTTTTTGTTCTTCCAGTCATACAAATCCCCTGTCCCATATAACGGATCCCTGTTTTGATCCACTATGGCGAGATTCACATTCTCACTGACCGCCGGAATATTGGTCAGTGCAAAAAAATTGGAAACAAAAGTGTCCAGCCGGGCCAACCCAAGGATATTGTCCGGTGCATATCGGTCCGTGTCCCTTATCACCGCATAAAAGGAAATCACTTTTCGGTCTGCCCAGTCCCGGCGAACATAAAAATTGGTCTTATTGCCCGTATCCAGCATCGATTGAATCCAGGAGCGATCATCCAGCCGATCCACATTCCCGATATGGCTGTGATACAGAACCGCTCGATTGCCGAGAGGATACAGGGTAAGTTCGTTTAATCCGGCAACAAACTTATCGGACAGGTACTTGTTGACATCTTCCAGCAAGGTCACTCTGGCTTCCCGCACCTCATCCGGATTCTTCACCTGCTGCAGGAACGTCAGAAAATCCTGCACCAGATTATTGGAGGATATTTCTCCCATAATGTTGTCATAGAGTGCCAGCTTATATTCCACATTACTCACGTACTGCTGTATTAAGTGC includes these proteins:
- a CDS encoding sensor histidine kinase: MKKRKYGFKIAYKIFIFTTVISFIPMIIINTVFYNKIRQTVEDEVVASYQHLIQQYVSNVEYKLALYDNIMGEISSNNLVQDFLTFLQQVKNPDEVREARVTLLEDVNKYLSDKFVAGLNELTLYPLGNRAVLYHSHIGNVDRLDDRSWIQSMLDTGNKTNFYVRRDWADRKVISFYAVIRDTDRYAPDNILGLARLDTFVSNFFALTNIPAVSENVNLAIVDQNRDPLYGTGDLYDWKNKKEMIENAWSHGENHVEIDGREYRILNQKIARYGWSVLLLFDYGAIRQQVREATMSIFIMSLTLYIILFMICILFSASMSARLKVLTDKMEKVKSGAFATQPVVTGRDEIAEIDHDFNNMIVRLHKLINENYVQNIERKEAELRALRFQINPHFLYNTLELINSMASVYGCDDIGKISQNLGQMFRYNMSGSDSDFATLREEIEHIQNYTSIEKVRFEDKIKVKIEVSQDLLECRVPRFILQPLVGNAFRHGFRDKTDGCVVIHAERKDSYLCILVQDNGQGIAKERLDDINRSIHSQETGIASARTDTGIGLYNINRRIQLCCGEAYGIQMKSQEGKGTEVWIRLPAE
- a CDS encoding response regulator; the protein is MSDLLIADDEKWIRKGIIAKLKKSGLHFDDIYEAGDGLEAKNLIEEKRPRIAITDIIMPRLDGLELMEWDNRNQFGTRFVIISGYSEFRYAQKAINLGAEGYILKPITDYDLVSILQKVLQEVLPSEAGQQQTSGRDIISGAREYIAGNYGRDITVKDIAAHVSVHPNYLSGIFRKATGETLTQYLTGIRIEAACYLLRKSDEPICNISCRVGYHDNQYFYRVFKKLKGETPADFRNQYRNG